A single region of the Ziziphus jujuba cultivar Dongzao chromosome 10, ASM3175591v1 genome encodes:
- the LOC107411040 gene encoding L-type lectin-domain containing receptor kinase SIT1-like — protein MGSSTRILFCLTMLSNIHFSLAQDENQFIYNGFNGANLHLDGIAKILPNGLLQLTNTSLQQKGHAFYKIPISFNTSSSALTPFPSFSTNFVFAIVSETPDISCHGLAFTISPSMDFSQALAGQYLGLFNISNVGHSTNHVLAIELDTIRNPEFEDINNNHVGIDVNNLNSVESAPAAYFSAEGKNIGLMLPNGEPMQLWIDYDAAKRILNVTIAPIRSSKPNRPLLSTQIDLSQVLLEKMHVGFSSATGPLASEHYVLGWSFNRTGPAWDLETSKLPPLPPKKKKTQKPSNIIIILPVAATVALVIFIGAAYFIRKKKYEEVREDWETEYGPQRFSYKNLYIATNGFKETELLGAGGFGKVYRGTLPTSNLQIAVKRVSHDSTQGMKEFIAEISSMRRLRHRNLVQLLGYCRRKGELLLVYDYMPNGSLDKFLFSNEKPILSWFHRFQVLKGVASALLYLHEEWEQVVLHRDVKASNVLLDADFNGRLGDFGLARLYDHGTNPQTTHVVGTVGYLAPELSRTGKATTGTDVFAFGVFMLEVACGRKPADLQGLPEDESLVDWVLSCWRRGAILDVIDPKLEGKYLIEEMELVLKVGLLCSHPFPAMRPNMRQVMQYLDGNADLPEIDSSISTSPFTPSNKASEPLLSFSTSYGKCSARSMSSNESMLHIGH, from the coding sequence ATGGGTTCAAGTACTAGAATACTATTCTGTTTGACCATGCTCTCCAACATTCATTTCTCTTTGGCTCAAGATGAAAACCAGTTCATTTACAATGGCTTCAATGGAGCCAATCTGCATCTTGATGGAATTGCAAAAATCCTCCCCAATGGTTTGTTGCAGCTTACCAACACTTCTTTACAACAAAAGGGCCATGCTTTCTACAAAATTCCCATAAGTTTCAACACATCCTCCTCTGCTTTGACTCCATTTCCTTCATTTTCCACAAACTTCGTGTTTGCAATAGTTTCTGAGACACCAGATATTAGTTGCCACGGCCTTGCCTTCACCATCTCACCATCTATGGACTTCAGCCAAGCCCTTGCAGGTCAGTACTTGGGATTATTCAATATTTCAAACGTTGGCCATTCTACAAACCATGTGTTGGCAATCGAGCTTGACACAATTAGGAACCCCGAATTTGAAGATATAAATAACAACCATGTGGGAATTGATGTGAACAACTTGAACTCAGTTGAGTCAGCTCCTGCAGCTTACTTTTCTGCTGAAGGGAAAAATATAGGCTTGATGCTCCCAAATGGCGAACCAATGCAGCTTTGGATAGACTATGATGCAGCAAAAAGAATACTCAATGTAACGATAGCCCCAATAAGGAGCTCGAAACCAAACCGGCCTCTCTTGTCTACACAAATTGATCTTTCCCAAGTTCTTTTAGAAAAAATGCATGTGGGTTTCTCTTCAGCTACAGGGCCACTTGCAAGTGAGCATTATGTGCTTGGATGGAGCTTCAACAGGACTGGACCAGCATGGGATCTTGAAACATCAAAGCTTCCTCCACTTCctccaaagaaaaagaagaccCAGAAGCCaagtaatataattataatattacctGTAGCAGCAACTGTTGCTCTGGTCATATTTATTGGAGCTGCTTACTTTATAAGGAAGAAGAAATATGAAGAAGTACGTGAAGATTGGGAAACAGAATATGGTCCTCAAAGGTTCTCCTATAAGAATCTTTACATAGCAACAAATGGTTTCAAAGAAACAGAGCTTCTTGGAGCAGGAGGTTTTGGAAAGGTTTATAGAGGAACACTTCCAACTTCCAACTTGCAGATAGCTGTGAAGAGAGTTTCCCATGATTCAACACAAGGGATGAAAGAATTTATTGCTGAGATATCCAGTATGAGAAGGCTTAGGCATAGAAACTTGGTGCAGCTCCTTGGCTATTGCCGCCGAAAGGGAGAACTACTCTTGGTTTATGATTATATGCCCAATGGAAGTCTTGACAAGTTCTTGTTCAGCAATGAGAAACCAATCCTTAGCTGGTTTCATAGATTTCAAGTCCTTAAAGGTGTTGCTTCTGCTCTTCTTTACCTCCATGAAGAGTGGGAACAAGTAGTTTTGCATAGAGATGTAAAGGCTAGCAATGTTCTTTTAGATGCTGATTTTAATGGAAGGCTTGGAGATTTTGGGCTTGCTAGATTATATGACCATGGTACCAATCCTCAAACCACTCATGTGGTTGGGACTGTGGGTTATTTGGCTCCTGAGCTTTCTAGGACTGGAAAGGCAACTACTGGCACTGATGTGTTTGCTTTTGGTGTTTTTATGCTTGAAGTTGCTTGTGGAAGGAAGCCTGCAGACCTACAAGGTCTACCTGAAGACGAAAGTTTGGTGGATTGGGTCCTTAGTTGCTGGAGGAGAGGAGCAATCCTTGATGTAATTGATCCTAAGTTGGAAGGTAAATACTTGATAGAAGAGATGGAGTTGGTTTTGAAAGTTGGCCTGCTTTGTTCGCATCCTTTTCCGGCAATGAGGCCCAACATGAGGCAAGTGATGCAGTATTTAGATGGAAACGCTGATTTGCCAGAAATTGATAGTAGCATATCTACAAGTCCATTTACTCCAAGTAATAAAGCATCTGAACCGCTACTTTCATTTTCCACTTCATATGGAAAGTGTTCTGCTCGTTCCATGTCAAGCAATGAATCGATGCTCCATATAGGGCATTGA